A single genomic interval of Helianthus annuus cultivar XRQ/B chromosome 6, HanXRQr2.0-SUNRISE, whole genome shotgun sequence harbors:
- the LOC110865498 gene encoding probable alpha,alpha-trehalose-phosphate synthase [UDP-forming] 11 has product MLSRSSFNLLNLDDYSIYSCVTDRPRIPRIMTVPGILSEFEEHNVSGKLEKETEQSDVVSSVTDRRIIVSNQLPVKAYRESNKWVFEYDSDSLVLQLKSGFGPDVECVYVGSLPVDIDPVEQEEVGQILLDKFKCVPTFLSVDIQNKYYHGFCKHYLWPLFHYMLPVTRTHGVRFDRVAWQAYVSANKIFADKVMEVFNPDEDYVWIHDYHLMVMPTFLRKRFHRVRVGFFLHSPFPSSEIYRTLPVRDEILRALLNCDLIGFHTFDYARHFLSSCSRMLGLDYKSKRGYIGLEYYGRTVSIKILPVGIHMGQIESVKSSNRTAKKVEELRKVYGGKVVILGVDDMDMFKGISLKFLAMGQLLEEYPALRGRVVLVQILNPARSRGHDIQEVENETQKVASEVNRRFGKDGYEPIVFVNGPVSTHDKIAYYAISECVVVNAVRDGMNLVPYKYTVSREGSPELDKALGISEPKGRKSVIIVSEFIGCSPSLSGAIRVNPWNIDSVTEAMSLAIMMPDNEKKLRHEKHYKYVSSHDVGYWAKSFDQDLERACKEHFHKRCWGVGFGLGFRVVALGLNFRKLSVEHIVSAYRKTNSRLILLDYDGTVMPQASVDKAPSKEVISILNVLSNDPKNVVFIVSGRGKDSLSKWFDSCKNLGLSAEHGWLTRWSGDSDWECCGGLAVDVEWKKVALPVMEHYTEATDGSFIEQKESALVWHHQEADPDFGMWQAKELLDHLESVLANEPVVVKRGQQIVEVNPQGVSKGVVVESLIASMHSKGRPLDFVLCIGDDRSDEDMFEKISSSVVNRGIAEVFACTVGQKPSMAKYYLDDTVDVIKMLHGLESASTQVPKTSAMGVSFETSF; this is encoded by the exons ATGTTGTCAAGATCATCGTTTAATCTGTTAAATCTCGATGATTATTCCATCTATTCATGTGTAACTGATCGTCCTAGAATACCCAGAATCATGACGGTGCCCGGAATCCTATCGGAATTTGAAGAGCACAACGTTTCCGGTAAACTGGAAAAAGAAACAGAGCAATCCGACGTCGTTTCATCTGTTACAGATCGCCGGATAATTGTGTCAAATCAGTTACCGGTCAAAGCGTATAGAGAATCAAACAAATGGGTATTTGAATACGACTCGGATTCGCTAGTCCTCCAGTTAAAATCCGGGTTCGGACCCGACGTAGAGTGTGTATACGTCGGGTCTTTGCCTGTGGATATTGACCCGGTGGAGCAGGAAGAAGTGGGTCAAATATTGTTGGATAAGTTTAAATGTGTACCCACTTTTTTATCTGTAGATATTCAGAATAAATATTACCATGGGTTTTGTAAACATTATTTATGGCCTTTGTTTCATTATATGTTACCCGTGACCCGGACCCACGGAGTCCGGTTCGACCGGGTAGCATGGCAGGCCTATGTGTCTGCCAACAAAATATTTGCTGATAAAGTGATGGAAGTGTTTAACCCGGATGAGGATTATGTTTGGATACATGATTATCATTTGATGGTTATGCCTACTtttttgagaaaaagatttcaccgggttcgggtcgggtttttcCTCCACAGCCCGTTTCCTTCTTCGGAGATTTATCGAACGTTGCCCGTTCGAGACGAGATTCTACGTGCCTTGTTGAATTGTGATTTAATCGGGTTTCATACGTTTGATTATGCGCGACATTTTTTATCGTCTTGTAGTAGGATGTTAGGGCTTGATTATAAGTCTAAGAGGGGGTATATTGGGCTTGAGTACTATGGGAGGACAGTTAGTATCAAGATTTTACCTGTTGGGATCCATATGGGCCAGATTGAGTCGGTTAAATCGTCGAACCGGACCGCGAAAAAGGTTGAGGAGCTGAGGAAAGTTTATGGGGGGAAAGTTGTGATATTGGGTGTTGATGATATGGATATGTTTAAAGGGATTAGTTTGAAGTTTTTGGCTATGGGTCAGTTGTTGGAGGAGTATCCCGCGCTACGGGGTAGGGTGGTTTTGGTTCAGATTTTGAATCCGGCTCGAAGCCGGGGTCATGATATTCAGGAAGTTGAGAATGAGACGCAAAAAGTGGCTAGTGAGGTTAACCGGCGGTTTGGTAAAGATGGGTATGAACCGATTGTGTTTGTAAATGGGCCAGTTTCGACACATGATAAGATCGCGTACTACGCGATATCTGAGTGTGTTGTGGTGAATGCGGTTCGGGATGGTATGAATTTGGTGCCATATAAGTACACTGTTTCGAGAGAAGGTAGTCCCGAGTTGGATAAGGCATTAGGGATTAGCGAACCGAAGGGTAGAAAAAGTGTGATCATAGTGTCGGAGTTTATTGGATGTTCACCGTCTTTGAGTGGTGCGATCCGGGTCAACCCGTGGAACATTGACTCCGTTACCGAGGCGATGAGCTTAGCCATCATGATGCCGGATAACGAGAAGAAGTTGCGACACGAGAAGCATTATAAGTATGTTAGTTCTCATGATGTTGGTTATTGGGCTAAGAGTTTCGATCAGGACCTCGAGAGGGCGTGTAAGGAGCATTTTCACAAACGGTGTTGGGGAGTCGGGTTCGGTTTGGGCTTTCGGGTTGTGGCTCTCGGGCTGAACTTCAGGAAACTATCGGTTGAACACATTGTTTCGGCTTATAGAAAGACAAACAGCCGGTTGATATTACTTGATTACGATGGTACCGTGATGCCACAGGCTTCAGTTGATAAAGCTCCAAGTAAAGAAGTTATTTCCATACTGAACGTGCTATCTAACGACCCGAAAAACGTGGTGTTCATCGTTAGTGGAAGAGGAAAGGATTCGCTAAGCAAGTGGTTTGATTCATGTAAGAATCTCGGGTTATCTGCAGAACATGGTTGGTTGACTAGATGGAGCGGCGACTCGGATTGGGAATGTTGTGGCGGCTTAGCGGTGGATGTCGAGTGGAAGAAAGTGGCGTTACCGGTGATGGAGCATTACACCGAAGCAACCGATGGCTCATTCATAGAGCAAAAGGAGAGTGCTTTAGTTTGGCATCATCAAGAAGCCGATCCGGATTTTGGGATGTGGCAGGCTAAAGAGCTACTCGATCACCTCGAAAGCGTGCTAGCCAACGAGCCCGTGGTTGTGAAACGAGGCCAACAAATCGTCGAAGTGAACCCACAG GGTGTGAGCAAAGGGGTGGTGGTTGAAAGCCTAATTGCAAGCATGCATAGTAAAGGAAGGCCCTTAGATTTCGTGTTATGCATAGGAGACGATCGGTCCGATGAGGACATGTTCGAGAAGATCTCGAGTTCGGTTGTGAACCGTGGGATAGCCGAAGTGTTCGCATGTACGGTTGGACAAAAGCCGAGTATGGCAAAATATTATCTTGATGATACCGTGGATGTGATCAAGATGCTTCATGGGCTGGAATCGGCATCAACCCAAGTTCCAAAGACCTCCGCGATGGGAGTTTCGTTCGAAACAAGCTTCTAA